The following proteins are co-located in the Microbacterium immunditiarum genome:
- the istA gene encoding IS21 family transposase: MISLEDWALIRRLVADGVPQRQVARDLGIARDTVAAAVRSDRPPKYQRRPQATSFSPFEARVRALLAEHPSMPATVIAERVEWAGSITWFRENVRRLRPEHRPVDPADRLSWAAGDAAQCDLWFPPRKIPLEDGGSVLLPVLVIVAAHSRFITARMIPTRKTEDLLLGSWELIQQLGRVPRRLIWDNEPGIGQKGRLAQGVAAFAGTLATKVVQLRPYDPESKGIVERRNGWMESSFMPGRTFTSPADFNTQLTDWLERANARVVRTIKARPIDLIDHDRSRMLPLPPVPLQLGWRERVRLGRDYYVRLDTSDYSVDPQAIGRMVDVTADLDRVRVRLDGRILADHRRIWARGAVVTDPTHRETAKLLRQQFQQPRQPVVDDLTRDLADYDRAFGISGVA; encoded by the coding sequence GTGATCTCCTTGGAAGATTGGGCGTTGATCAGGCGGCTGGTCGCGGACGGGGTTCCGCAGCGCCAAGTCGCGAGGGACCTCGGGATCGCGAGGGACACGGTCGCGGCCGCGGTGCGGTCGGACCGGCCGCCGAAGTATCAGCGAAGGCCGCAGGCGACGTCGTTCTCACCCTTCGAGGCGCGGGTGAGGGCGTTGCTCGCGGAGCATCCGTCGATGCCGGCGACGGTGATCGCAGAACGGGTCGAATGGGCCGGCTCGATCACCTGGTTCCGGGAGAACGTCCGCCGGTTGCGGCCGGAGCACCGCCCGGTTGACCCGGCCGACCGGCTGTCGTGGGCCGCCGGTGACGCGGCGCAGTGCGATCTCTGGTTCCCGCCGCGGAAGATCCCGCTCGAGGACGGTGGCAGTGTGCTGCTGCCGGTGCTGGTGATCGTCGCAGCGCACTCCCGGTTCATCACCGCCAGGATGATCCCGACCCGAAAGACCGAGGACCTGCTGCTCGGCTCGTGGGAGCTGATCCAACAGCTGGGGCGGGTGCCACGCCGGCTGATCTGGGACAACGAACCCGGTATCGGGCAGAAGGGTCGGCTCGCGCAAGGTGTCGCCGCGTTCGCCGGCACCCTCGCCACCAAGGTCGTGCAGCTGCGGCCCTACGACCCCGAATCGAAGGGCATCGTGGAGCGGCGCAACGGCTGGATGGAGAGCTCGTTCATGCCCGGCCGCACCTTCACCTCACCGGCCGACTTCAACACGCAACTGACCGATTGGCTCGAACGCGCGAACGCCCGGGTGGTGCGGACGATCAAGGCCAGGCCGATCGACCTGATCGACCACGACCGGTCTCGGATGCTGCCGCTGCCTCCGGTCCCGCTGCAGCTGGGCTGGCGGGAACGAGTGCGTCTGGGACGGGATTACTACGTGCGTCTGGACACCAGCGACTACTCCGTCGACCCACAAGCGATCGGCCGGATGGTCGACGTCACCGCCGACCTCGACCGGGTCCGAGTGCGGCTGGACGGACGGATCCTCGCCGACCACCGCCGAATCTGGGCCCGCGGCGCCGTCGTCACCGACCCGACCCACCGAGAGACGGCGAAGCTGCTGCGACAACAGTTCCAGCAACCACGACAACCCGTCGTCGACGATCTCACCCGAGATCTCGCCGACTACGACCGCGCGTTCGGAATCAGCGGGGTCGCGTGA